In the genome of Terribacillus sp. FSL K6-0262, one region contains:
- a CDS encoding amino acid ABC transporter permease, which yields MDFRWEIIGEYLPFFMRGLGYTILASLIGFLIGAVIGLLIGMGKSLSNPILRLPFIWYVNIFRGTPLLVQIFLIHFAVMPIFIKPPEPLISLIVALALNSAAYIAEIFRAGINSIDKGQREAAYSLGMNHAQVLRHVVLPQAFKRMIPPLGNEFIVLVKDSSLGAVIAAPELFYWGRVAVGAYSRVWEPYLAVAVLYFVVCLVLSYVQGFLERKYATDDQRKKPKKNLRRSRGAAGH from the coding sequence ATGGATTTTAGATGGGAAATTATTGGAGAGTATTTGCCTTTCTTCATGAGAGGCCTTGGCTACACGATATTGGCATCATTGATTGGATTCCTCATCGGGGCTGTCATCGGTTTGCTGATCGGAATGGGGAAGAGCCTTTCCAATCCGATTCTTCGCCTGCCGTTCATTTGGTATGTGAATATTTTCAGGGGCACGCCGCTGCTCGTACAGATTTTCTTGATTCACTTTGCGGTGATGCCTATTTTCATCAAGCCGCCAGAGCCGCTGATATCCTTGATTGTGGCATTGGCATTGAATTCTGCTGCTTACATTGCAGAGATTTTCCGTGCCGGTATCAATTCGATAGATAAGGGGCAGCGTGAGGCTGCATACAGTCTCGGAATGAATCACGCACAAGTGCTGCGGCATGTTGTACTGCCACAGGCATTCAAGCGGATGATTCCGCCGCTGGGCAACGAATTCATCGTCTTGGTGAAGGATTCTTCACTTGGAGCGGTCATTGCAGCGCCGGAGCTATTTTACTGGGGCAGGGTGGCAGTTGGCGCATATTCCCGGGTCTGGGAGCCATATTTGGCAGTGGCGGTTTTGTATTTTGTCGTTTGTTTAGTATTATCATATGTACAGGGCTTTTTAGAAAGGAAGTATGCGACAGATGATCAGCGTAAAAAACCTAAAAAAAACCTTCGGCGATCTCGAGGTGCTGCGGGACATTAA
- a CDS encoding amino acid ABC transporter ATP-binding protein — protein MISVKNLKKTFGDLEVLRDINVEIKEKEVVVVIGPSGSGKSTFIRCLNRIEDITDGHVYIEGTDISDKKVNINKVRTDVGMVFQQFNLFPHKTVLENIMLSPMVVRKWKRKDAEEKALALLRKVGLEDKAGVYPESLSGGQKQRVAIARALCMEPKVMLFDEPTSALDPEMVGEVLEVMKQLAREGMTMIVVTHEMGFAREVGDRVLFMDGGYIVEEAKPGDIFNNPKEERTKAFLSKVL, from the coding sequence ATGATCAGCGTAAAAAACCTAAAAAAAACCTTCGGCGATCTCGAGGTGCTGCGGGACATTAATGTCGAAATCAAGGAAAAGGAAGTAGTCGTGGTCATCGGTCCTTCCGGTTCCGGTAAATCCACTTTCATTCGCTGTCTCAACCGCATCGAGGATATTACGGATGGTCACGTCTATATAGAAGGAACGGACATCTCTGATAAAAAAGTGAATATCAATAAGGTACGGACAGACGTAGGCATGGTATTTCAGCAGTTCAATCTGTTCCCTCATAAAACGGTGCTGGAGAACATCATGCTTTCCCCGATGGTCGTCCGCAAGTGGAAAAGGAAGGACGCGGAAGAAAAGGCGCTGGCGCTGCTGCGAAAGGTTGGCCTGGAAGATAAGGCAGGTGTTTATCCTGAGTCCCTATCCGGCGGACAAAAGCAGCGGGTTGCCATTGCCCGTGCCTTGTGCATGGAGCCGAAGGTGATGCTGTTCGATGAACCGACGTCTGCACTTGATCCGGAAATGGTCGGGGAGGTGCTGGAGGTCATGAAACAGCTCGCCAGGGAAGGGATGACGATGATCGTTGTCACGCACGAAATGGGCTTCGCTCGCGAAGTCGGTGATCGTGTCTTGTTCATGGATGGCGGTTATATCGTGGAGGAAGCGAAACCGGGGGATATTTTCAACAATCCGAAGGAAGAACGGACGAAGGCTTTCTTGAGTAAAGTATTATGA
- a CDS encoding ABC transporter ATP-binding protein, whose product MYKLKVIDASKIFRRDGQEVVALQETTMQIPAGRFVSIIGPSGCGKSTLFNMIAGLIKPTTGKILLDGENIVGKSGYVGYMLQKDLLLPWRTILDNVILGLEVKGISKREARKRAQPLLERYGLQGFENNYPPELSGGMRQRAALLRTLLYDQDIILLDEPFGALDAQTRLQMQEWLLRIWEDFQKTILFITHDIDEAIFLSDDIYVLSQRPGKLKAKINVELERPRTEETLLSDKFISLKQTLLDLLREEPKENGKT is encoded by the coding sequence ATGTATAAATTAAAAGTCATAGATGCCAGTAAGATATTCAGACGCGACGGTCAGGAAGTGGTTGCATTGCAGGAGACGACAATGCAAATACCTGCAGGACGTTTTGTCAGTATCATTGGCCCCAGCGGCTGTGGCAAATCGACACTCTTCAATATGATTGCCGGGCTTATCAAGCCCACCACTGGAAAGATTCTTTTGGATGGAGAGAATATCGTCGGCAAGAGTGGCTATGTCGGTTATATGCTTCAGAAGGATCTGCTGCTGCCGTGGAGGACGATCTTGGATAATGTGATTCTTGGCTTGGAAGTAAAGGGTATATCGAAACGGGAGGCGAGGAAAAGGGCGCAGCCATTACTTGAAAGGTATGGGTTGCAAGGCTTTGAAAACAATTATCCTCCGGAGTTATCAGGAGGTATGCGTCAGCGGGCCGCATTGCTGCGGACGCTTTTGTATGACCAGGACATCATCTTGCTGGATGAACCATTCGGAGCATTGGATGCACAGACTAGGCTGCAGATGCAAGAGTGGCTGCTTCGTATCTGGGAGGATTTCCAGAAAACGATTCTTTTCATCACACATGATATAGACGAAGCGATTTTCTTATCGGATGACATCTATGTTTTGTCTCAGCGGCCAGGAAAACTGAAGGCAAAAATCAATGTGGAACTGGAGCGGCCTCGTACAGAGGAAACATTGTTATCGGATAAATTCATATCATTAAAGCAAACATTGCTGGATTTGCTTAGAGAGGAACCGAAAGAGAATGGCAAAACCTGA
- a CDS encoding ABC transporter permease, translated as MAKPEKKRYIEDEKKRQQRMKRIVFGGQIGLGVLVIILWEVLTRYEVMDPYYWSSPSTIYETAKVAFLEGTLWSDLVYTSLATLAGFASGTLIGSLVGLSFWWSAYYSRISEPYLIAFNAIPKLALGPVIVILFGIGFFSKVMLAFLMTVIVTALAAHSGIKAVDKDLEKLLYSLGAKRRHVFTKVVVPTTMPWIVSSLRINIALALAGTIVGEFISSRQGIGRMILYAGQILDIDLVWVGVVVLSILSLLMYAGTVSLEKLLLRGQEPKQ; from the coding sequence ATGGCAAAACCTGAAAAAAAACGCTACATCGAGGATGAGAAAAAACGCCAGCAGCGAATGAAGCGGATAGTGTTTGGAGGTCAGATCGGTCTCGGTGTGCTCGTGATTATCTTATGGGAGGTCCTGACACGATATGAAGTGATGGATCCATATTATTGGAGCAGTCCGAGTACAATCTATGAAACTGCCAAGGTTGCTTTCCTGGAAGGCACGCTTTGGAGTGATTTGGTCTATACATCGCTTGCTACTTTGGCTGGATTTGCGTCCGGGACGCTTATCGGTTCACTGGTCGGGCTGTCTTTTTGGTGGTCCGCTTACTATTCACGAATATCAGAACCATACTTGATTGCTTTCAATGCGATTCCGAAACTGGCGCTTGGTCCGGTCATTGTCATTTTGTTTGGCATCGGGTTCTTTTCCAAGGTGATGCTTGCATTCCTGATGACTGTCATCGTCACAGCACTGGCTGCTCATAGCGGCATCAAAGCAGTCGATAAGGATTTGGAAAAACTGCTGTATTCCTTAGGAGCCAAACGCAGACATGTTTTTACGAAAGTGGTCGTTCCGACAACGATGCCTTGGATTGTAAGCAGTCTGCGCATCAATATTGCATTGGCGCTTGCGGGAACGATCGTCGGGGAGTTCATCAGCTCCCGTCAAGGAATTGGCAGGATGATCTTATATGCAGGTCAAATTTTGGATATCGACCTTGTGTGGGTCGGTGTCGTCGTATTGTCGATATTGTCTTTGCTCATGTATGCAGGGACGGTCAGCTTGGAAAAATTATTGCTTCGAGGTCAAGAGCCAAAACAATAG
- a CDS encoding ABC transporter substrate-binding protein, translated as MKKARWFGVFFLAVLLGILAGCAGGGSEKEELKKITIAEPVHLTGYLPLYAAIHEGYFEEEGLDVEVVTATGGAHVTTVVSGDAWGNIAGPDSNALANIDSNDPIVSVVNVVNRANVYLMAGGDTPPAGASEEVLAAYLEGKTIAAGRYGGSPNLLTRYLIMELGMEPGKDVFLEEPADASAVVSLVENGQADIANGAEPQIYDGIEKGVWNEPFYGFPSLGDYPYSVISVKQSTIEEDPETVQKFVRAITKALKAVDEDKEMAMEVLKKEFPTTEEASLQASLDRAYADELWSKDGYITKEATDKTMDVVTKTGVYKGDYKYEELVNMEFVEALE; from the coding sequence ATGAAAAAAGCACGGTGGTTTGGCGTGTTCTTTTTGGCTGTCCTGCTTGGTATCCTGGCAGGATGTGCAGGTGGCGGCAGTGAGAAAGAGGAGCTGAAGAAAATAACCATTGCAGAACCGGTGCATTTGACTGGCTATCTGCCGCTCTATGCAGCTATACATGAAGGGTATTTTGAAGAGGAAGGTTTGGATGTGGAAGTGGTCACTGCAACTGGCGGAGCGCATGTAACGACTGTCGTAAGCGGGGATGCCTGGGGGAATATCGCCGGTCCGGATTCCAATGCACTCGCCAATATCGACTCGAATGATCCCATTGTATCGGTCGTCAATGTCGTCAATCGGGCCAATGTCTACTTGATGGCTGGCGGCGATACACCTCCGGCAGGTGCATCGGAGGAAGTATTGGCAGCTTATCTCGAAGGGAAGACAATTGCAGCAGGGCGCTATGGAGGCAGCCCGAACTTGCTGACACGTTACTTGATCATGGAGTTGGGGATGGAGCCAGGCAAAGACGTATTCCTTGAAGAGCCTGCCGATGCAAGTGCCGTTGTATCCTTGGTGGAGAATGGCCAGGCAGATATTGCCAATGGAGCCGAACCGCAAATATACGATGGCATTGAAAAGGGAGTCTGGAATGAACCGTTCTATGGATTTCCTAGTTTGGGAGATTACCCATACAGCGTCATCAGTGTAAAGCAATCCACGATTGAAGAGGATCCTGAAACAGTCCAGAAGTTTGTAAGAGCTATCACGAAAGCTTTAAAAGCGGTAGATGAGGATAAGGAAATGGCTATGGAGGTTTTGAAAAAGGAGTTCCCGACAACAGAGGAAGCGAGTCTGCAAGCATCACTGGACCGGGCTTATGCTGATGAACTTTGGAGCAAGGATGGCTATATCACAAAGGAAGCAACGGATAAAACGATGGATGTAGTGACGAAGACCGGTGTATACAAAGGAGATTATAAATACGAAGAGCTAGTCAATATGGAGTTCGTCGAGGCATTGGAATAG
- the zupT gene encoding zinc transporter ZupT: MDENVLLALGLTLMAGLATGIGSLMGFFTSTTNTKFLSLSLGFSAGVMIYVSMVEIFVKAKDALTGAIGIQAGNWATVGGFFGGMLLIALIDKVIPKQSNPHEGKKVEEMDSLVQNQALLKMGTFTALAIAIHNFPEGIATFTSALQDPSLGVAIAIAIAIHNIPEGIAVAVPVYFATNNKKKAFGLSFLSGLSEPVGAILAYLVLMPFLNDIMFGIIFAAVAGIMVFISLDGLLPAAKKYDEGHTSIYGLISGMMVMAISLLLFI; this comes from the coding sequence ATGGACGAAAATGTATTACTGGCCTTGGGTTTGACCCTGATGGCAGGGCTTGCAACAGGAATAGGCAGTCTGATGGGATTTTTCACTTCCACAACGAATACAAAATTCTTATCACTCAGTCTCGGGTTTTCTGCTGGGGTGATGATTTATGTGTCGATGGTGGAAATCTTCGTCAAGGCAAAGGATGCCTTGACCGGGGCCATCGGCATCCAAGCAGGCAACTGGGCGACGGTAGGCGGGTTCTTTGGCGGGATGCTCCTCATCGCACTGATTGATAAAGTGATACCGAAGCAATCCAATCCGCATGAGGGCAAAAAAGTCGAGGAGATGGACAGCCTGGTTCAAAATCAGGCCTTGCTTAAAATGGGTACTTTCACTGCGCTGGCAATAGCCATCCATAATTTTCCGGAGGGTATAGCCACCTTCACTTCTGCCTTGCAGGATCCTTCCCTTGGGGTAGCCATTGCCATCGCCATCGCGATCCATAATATCCCGGAGGGGATTGCAGTCGCTGTTCCAGTCTATTTTGCGACAAACAATAAGAAGAAGGCTTTCGGTCTTTCTTTCTTATCGGGTCTGTCGGAACCAGTTGGAGCCATACTTGCGTACCTCGTTTTGATGCCGTTTTTGAACGATATCATGTTTGGGATCATCTTTGCCGCCGTGGCTGGGATCATGGTGTTCATTTCACTCGATGGATTATTGCCGGCTGCCAAGAAATATGATGAAGGACATACTTCGATTTATGGATTGATCAGCGGCATGATGGTGATGGCAATCAGTTTGCTTCTGTTTATCTGA